One region of Marivirga arenosa genomic DNA includes:
- a CDS encoding 5-carboxymethyl-2-hydroxymuconate Delta-isomerase — protein sequence MPHFVIDCSEQIIKLETPDNIMQKVYDTAESTGFFTPEDIKVRINPFQYYTTGNTSDNFIHVFANIMQGRNTEQKANLSKQIVLELKAMFPEVPIISINIRDFEKATYRNKKMV from the coding sequence ATGCCACATTTTGTAATAGACTGCTCTGAGCAGATTATTAAATTAGAGACACCAGACAATATCATGCAAAAAGTGTATGATACAGCTGAATCAACTGGATTTTTTACTCCTGAAGACATTAAAGTAAGAATCAATCCATTCCAATATTATACGACTGGAAATACAAGTGATAACTTCATCCATGTCTTTGCCAATATTATGCAAGGCCGAAATACAGAACAGAAAGCGAACCTCTCAAAACAAATAGTTTTAGAGCTTAAAGCAATGTTTCCTGAAGTACCTATTATTTCTATAAACATAAGGGATTTTGAGAAAGC
- a CDS encoding NAD(P)-dependent alcohol dehydrogenase yields MKMNAIFYIKTRGIRSFKSSETKIPLLKNNEILVKVKASTLTTGDVASIKMGLLQSGMPITGSEFAGVIEQLGLNVSNFKVGDRIFGYKNSGAHAEYIKLSPKDVWAIIPEDVSFQHAAAIPTGSMSALHFLKAAKASRGQNILIYGASGSVGSYAVQIAKRLGLHVTAVCSKKNMTMVDTLGADIVLDYNTNTFKNLDHKFDIIFDCVGKLDYHKFSKLVAKRGAFVTTQLNLSSVLRKITNIFSSYRYVMGIASSTKERLKEIIAINAERKLSIVIDRSFEMTEIESAFQYIVSGRKKGNVIINIDPDEENYGEKKEK; encoded by the coding sequence ATGAAAATGAACGCAATATTTTATATAAAAACTAGGGGTATTCGCTCATTTAAAAGCTCAGAAACCAAAATACCTTTATTAAAAAACAACGAAATTTTGGTTAAAGTAAAAGCCTCTACCCTTACTACAGGAGATGTCGCAAGCATTAAAATGGGGCTGCTGCAATCAGGAATGCCAATAACTGGGTCCGAATTTGCGGGTGTAATAGAGCAACTTGGTCTAAATGTTTCAAACTTCAAAGTGGGAGATAGAATATTTGGATATAAAAATTCTGGTGCACATGCAGAATATATAAAGCTTAGTCCTAAAGATGTATGGGCCATTATTCCTGAGGATGTCAGTTTTCAGCATGCGGCAGCTATTCCGACTGGAAGCATGTCAGCACTCCATTTTTTAAAGGCTGCAAAGGCCTCAAGAGGTCAAAACATCTTGATCTATGGAGCATCAGGGAGTGTTGGGTCATATGCTGTTCAAATTGCTAAGAGATTAGGACTTCATGTTACCGCAGTCTGTAGCAAAAAAAATATGACAATGGTTGATACTCTAGGGGCAGATATTGTATTAGATTACAATACTAATACCTTTAAAAATCTAGACCATAAATTTGATATTATTTTTGATTGTGTAGGAAAGCTCGACTATCACAAGTTCTCAAAGTTAGTTGCAAAAAGAGGAGCCTTTGTTACCACTCAATTAAATCTTAGTTCTGTCCTTCGAAAAATCACAAATATATTTTCATCATATCGCTATGTTATGGGAATTGCCAGTTCTACTAAAGAAAGATTAAAAGAAATCATTGCTATAAATGCAGAGCGGAAACTATCTATAGTGATTGATAGATCCTTTGAAATGACCGAAATAGAATCTGCTTTTCAATATATAGTATCCGGACGAAAAAAAGGAAATGTCATCATTAACATTGACCCTGATGAGGAAAATTATGGTGAAAAGAAAGAGAAATAA
- a CDS encoding DUF4386 domain-containing protein, whose protein sequence is MSEYQINLSQTALARITGVLYLIIIICGLLSGMAVRAELINIQNPLETIQNIIHNEMLFRVGFLLDLIMVISDVLIALTFFFLLYKVNKIIAITATIFRLVQATILGINLLNLFSPLLYLDSFTIANFNQQQQIASAVAHDLLAFEYGYLISGVFFAINCFGMGYLIIKSQIISKFWGYSIGVAGSAYLINCIINFTIPFYSEYSQILVLIFAVFAELGLCLYLITKGTKKTTF, encoded by the coding sequence ATGAGTGAATATCAAATAAATCTATCGCAAACAGCATTAGCTAGAATAACAGGAGTGCTATACTTGATAATCATAATATGCGGACTATTAAGTGGCATGGCAGTAAGAGCTGAATTGATTAATATACAAAATCCTTTAGAAACTATTCAGAATATTATTCATAATGAAATGCTATTCAGAGTAGGTTTCCTGCTTGATTTAATTATGGTCATTAGTGATGTTCTAATCGCTTTAACATTCTTCTTTTTATTATACAAAGTCAATAAAATAATAGCAATCACTGCAACGATATTTAGGCTTGTTCAAGCCACAATATTAGGTATCAATCTACTCAATCTATTTTCTCCTTTACTGTATTTGGACAGTTTTACAATTGCAAATTTTAATCAGCAGCAACAAATTGCATCTGCAGTAGCACATGACTTATTAGCCTTTGAATACGGATACCTAATTAGTGGCGTTTTCTTTGCTATTAATTGTTTTGGAATGGGCTATCTAATCATTAAATCTCAGATCATTTCAAAATTCTGGGGTTATTCGATAGGTGTTGCCGGATCTGCATATCTTATTAATTGCATTATCAATTTCACCATTCCTTTCTATTCAGAATACTCTCAAATTTTAGTCTTGATTTTTGCCGTGTTTGCTGAGTTGGGCTTGTGTCTTTACCTAATTACAAAGGGAACTAAAAAAACTACATTCTAA